The Maridesulfovibrio ferrireducens genomic interval GGACGATAAGCCGCCATTTACCATCATTCATAAGAGCGGATGTAAATAAATAATCAGCACCATCATCATTTCCAAGGAACGTCATTATATTTTTTTTCTGAAAAGGATAATTAAACAAATCGTTTTCGAGAAGTCTTCCACCGGATCTGCGCGCAGTCTGAAACTTACCATCCTGACTTACAATATAAGCTTCACCGGTATCCCCAAGTTTAACACCATCAACAAGTTTTCTAAATATATCCGGATTGATAGTACCTCGCAGCACCCAAGGTTTACCATCTATGCGCCTCATGACTGCCACAACAAAATGCGGAACATTGCGATATCCTAAATAAACATCGCTGACATAATAACCCTTTTTCACAGCACCTTGATACCATGGAGCATCAAGATATTTCTTTTCAACCAATTCATAAGCTCCAGCATATGAAACTTGAACCCCATCTGGAGCAATCAAGCCTAAATCCTGAAATGCACCACCAGCATATTTATACATCAAAGCAATATCTTCTTGCTCAAACCCTCGCTTCAAATGCTCAGGAGGTATTAAATTCAAATATCCCTGCAAATCCGACTGTCTCTCTTTAAGGAATACCGAAATTATATCCCTATGATCTATAGCCGACTGACGGATAGCACTTACAACCAATTTTTCCGTTGTTTTTGAATATGAATAATAACCGATAGTCACCGCCAGAAGAAGTGGTATAGCGGGAACAACAATCATCGAAACGAGAAGGAGTTTATGAACTCCGCGATACAACTTTTTTTTCATCATGAAATCCTTTTGCACGAAATTGCCACATTTTTTTTAGCATTACCCAATCATTACAAATCATTATATTATCTAGCAAAAACCATGTTTGAAATTCACACATGACATACTTTTAGAGCAAGGCGTATGCCAAAAACCTATTGACAATACAAAGCGAAGGGACATATCGCAAAAGATAGTGAATTTTTGAACTATCTATATTAAAAAAGATCTGTCTCCAAGGAGAACGGCATGGCTGAATCCTCATCAGATAATAATTCCAACAAGGAAGGCTTGCGAAACATCGTAAGCAAAATATCTAGAAAACTGGGACTCAGAGGCAAGTTATTACTCACTCTCCTTCCCTCCATTTTAGCAATTCTACTCTTTACAGGATATACGTCTTACCGCGTAGCTGACGAATACGTTAACATTGCACTGACTCGAACCGTCAAAGTCCAAACTTTGGCAATTGTTCACGAAGTCGAGCAATACATGGATACTTGCAGAACAGATCTGCTTTTCTTCGCGCAAGGCGATATGCAGTCTAACTCACTGCGAGACATGATGGAGAGGCACTTACGGGCAGGCGGAAACAAATATTTCGAACTTGCCTATCTTCCTGCATCGGGAGGAAAGCCCGTCGTCCTTGTACAACGAAATGGGCTAGTTAACGAGATGAGCCTAACCGAATCATCACGGATAGAACCGAATCCCCTGTTGGAACTAAAAAAAATGAACTCTTTAAAACAAGGGGAAGTTCAGCCTTCACAGGTGATGGAAGTAGTTTACCCTCTGCCCGATGCCAATGCTTCAAACCTTCATGTCCGTACCCATGTCATTCGTTTTTATACCTATTTTCCCGGAAACCATGAAAATCCTCCCGGAATTTTATTTCTTTCAGTCGAAGCATCACAGATACGTAATATTCTTTCACTGTATAATTCGGAACAATCCCCCTTATGGGCATTCCCCAGAAGTCAGGAACTGCGATTCAGCTACCTTTTAAACACTGAAGGCTGGATTCTATTTCAATCGGCTTCGATTCAGGAAAAAGACAAAGAACTCACAACCTTTCTTGCCAGAGAAAATTTTGAAGGAACATTAGGCAAACAGGGACATGCTTCCGCGTTCAGGCCAAATAAAAATTACGCAACATACTGGCAAGCTCTGGAAAAAATTAAAAATAATGAATACGGTTTGCTAGAAATTGCTGAAACAGATGAAGCCAATTCAAACGTCAAATCTTATTATTTCTCTTACGCTCCTGTTAACTTCAAAACAGCTGTAGACAACCCTCCCATGGTTTACGGCGGAGTTGTATTTGTTGACAGAAGCCAGATCCCGATCATCGCAGGGTATAAGCATTTTGACGTAATGCTTATGGTCACAATCGGCACAATTGCGCTTATATCATTCCTTATACTTTGCATCGGAAAAATTCTAACAACTCCGGTCCTCAGACTGGCCACAAGAATGAACGAACTGAGTTCACTGGAAACATTAGAGGAAATTAATCTTCCATACTGCGGGTTTGATGTGGAGATGCTTCAACGTTCGATTAACAACATTATCAGGCGAGTTAAACAGCAGGTTACTGAGCTGCAAGCCAAAGATGAAGCCATTTTCAATGTAAACAAACGCGAACCGGCAGACCTTAAACGGGAATTAGAAACTCTGGTGGACGTGGAACTAAGTCTCATACCTGAAATAATTGGACACGGTCCGATTATTTCGAGTCTGAAATCTGACATATTAAAAGCCGCTCAAGTAGATGTTGATGTTCTCATTTCCGGAGAAACTGGAACCGGTAAACAGCTGGTCGCGGAAGCCATCCATAGTCAAAGCAACCGCAAAAAATTGCCTTTTGTTGCTATCAACTGTGGAGCGCTTGATGAAAACCTTTTGCTGGATGTATTATTCGGGCACGTCAAAGGAGCATTTTCTGATGCGAAAACCGACCGCAGCGGAGCTTTCAATGAAGCGAACGGAGGAACTTTATTTCTGGATGAAATCCAATCCGCATCACCAAAAGTTCAGCAATCACTTCTTAGAGCTATTGCATCAAGAAAAATAAAACCTCTCGGAAGTGATAAGGAAGTTGATTTCAATGTCAGAATTATTGCCGCAACCAACGTCGACATACCTTCTCTGATTAAACAAAAGATTTTCAGAGAAGATTTATATTACCGACTGAAAGTCATCTCAATTGCGACACCGGCACTACGGGAACACCCTGAAAACATCCCGCTGTTGAGCATTTATTATCTCAAACAAGCTGAGCAGCTCACCGGGCGGACAGATATGGGTATCAGTAAAGGAGCGCTTAGTAAGCTGGTCTCCTACCAGTGGTCAGGTAACGTTCGCGAACTTGTCAATTGTATAACAAGAGCCACAGTCATGGCTGAAGGCAAGATTATCCAGCCAGAGGAAATACGGCTTGAGGGTGAAATCGAATCAAAAGTACCACCTTCCGACGTTGACGCGACCTCTTTTTCAGAAAACGAAAATGCTCATAGTCCAGTAGAAGAAAAAACTTCTGAAAATAAAAACGACGATAAACATAAACAGATTGAAACCATAGAAGAACTATCACCTTTGAATGAAAGGCAAAACGCAGCATGGCCTACGATTAAAACTAAAAAGACAGTTACCCGCAAAGAATATCAAGAAATGGTTGGAGGACGTCTTCCAACGCGTACTGCTATATATGACCTGCAAGATTTTGTTAAACGTGAAATGCTCACGAAACAAGGTCGGGGTCCGTCAACCAGATATGTAGTCTCAGTTAAATAAATAAAGAAATCCCGCACGGTGCCGCACGGGATTTCTTTATTGGAAAAAAGCAATCTTATATATTTTAAACTGTGCCGGCTAAAACCTTAGGAGAAGGAAAAGGTTCTCCCTTATGTTCTAATGACCCTTGCGAAAGCTCCTGTCTAACCTCTTCCAGATCTATCACCTTTGGCGGGACAAGCGTAAAACCTGAAGCTTCACACCAGTCGTGCTTGTTGGCGAACTGTCCATCGTATCTGACTTCGTCAAGAATAAAATAATTATCTTCGCCCATAATCCGATCCCATTGATGCACCATAAATTCAAACTTACTTGGATCGAATTCTTCTATATTATCCCACTTCCATGAGAACTTGCACATTTCATTATCATATCCGAGAACGCACAGATACTTAGCCTTGCTGTCCAAGTACATTCTGCGCCTGATCTTTACGGGAGTAGCAGTAATTAAATTCCGGTCAAATTCACACTTTTTGTCGTCCAGAGAAACCTGAATGACACATTCATTATCGATACGCATTCCCCATGTGGTGGTATTGCCCTTGCGCCACCAATCCATAGGCTTCATAGAATAGACATCAGATCCGTACTGGTTAATTGTCCGGACAGTTTTCTCTGACACTGGATGTAAAGCAAGATCACAAGACCGGCCATGAGTGGAAAAAGTGAGTTCCATTATAATTCCTCCTAATCGTTTATTATGCTTCCCTTAGGGAATTACGGTTTATATTGCATAGGCTATGCCACATGTGCCAGTTTTCACAAACACCATAATTAGTAAATTTTCACCTTTAATTACAGTGTATTAGTTCTAAATAAAACCATGTGAAATGTCGCAAAATAAACAATGGCACGATTTGGCATAATGAAAGTAAGTTATGCATGATTACTATTTTTTCACTAACCTAAAGAGGCTTCATTTCCTTCACTGCGAAGGTCACCAATTATCACAGACAATTTCTCAGCTAAAACAGTCAACCCGGAAATAGCCTGTGCTGATTCATTTACAGCTGTAGCTGAATTGGATGCAAGCTGAGTAACCTCAATAACCGCACTAATGATTTGCTCTGAGGCTATTGACTGCTGCTGTGTCGATGCCGCAATCCCTTCTATACGTACTGCAACATCATCCGAATGAGCTTGAATTTTTTGGAAAACGTTCACGGAATTAGCTACTTCCTGATTAGCTGAATCAACAAAAGTCAACGTTTGCTTAACTCCATTAACATTTCGAAGCGATGCATCTTGAATAGTTACAATACGAGCTTCAACCTCTTTGGTGGCTTGCATCGTCTTCTCAGCAAGTTTTCGAACTTCGTCGGCGACTACAGCAAACCCCTTACCAGCATCTCCGGCGCGGGCTGCCTCAATTGCAGCGTTCAAAGCCAGTAAATTAGTCTGATCCGCAATTTCATTAATAACCCCGATAACATGTCCGATAGAATCCGTATCCGATCCCAGCTTGGACATATCCTCTTCCAAAATAGAAACATTTTCAGCAACCTTTAACATTGATTGCTCAGCGCGTTGCACCACAATGATCCCATCTCCAGCTTCTTCTTTAGCCTCACAAGCTGCCTTTGATGAATCGCCTGCATTGCGAGCAACCTCAAGAACAGTAGAATTCATTTGTTCCATGGCAGTTGCAGATTCAGCCATCCGTTCCTGCTGAACACCCGCTCCCGTAGCAATAATTTCTGTTCGGGACTGTAATTCTTGAGAAGCATTTATCAGCTCACTAACTACACCATCAGCTTTAACAGCTGCTTCTCCCATCTTCTCTACAAGAGACTGAACATACTTTTGCTGTTCTAGAGCTTCATCCCGAGAGACTTCGGCGGCCTTTGCCTGAAGGATCGCTCCACTCTCCATCTCTTTAGCTTCATTAATAAGCGATTTAAGATTAGAAACCATACCTACCATTACTTTTCGTAATTCATTCAACTCTGCACAAAAGTTTCCTTTAGGCTCTTCATCTAAATTCCCTGCTGCAACACCTTTAGCAAAAGCATTTAAACGCTTAAGAGGTTCGGTTACAGAAAACATTACCCATAACAACAAACCGAGAATTGTCAGTCCGGCAAAGACTTCAATTCCAATTACTAAATATTTAGTAAACATTGCGTCATGCTGCGACTGAGCTGCACTCTCAGCTGCAATACCGGCATAGACTGGTTCAAGCGCACGAGCTGCTTTAATTAGATCTGCTGTTTGTTCAGCTACAGCTTTATTTGACTTTGCGTATTCATCAAATGTATTTAAATATCCATCTAGCGCTTTAAGCTGAATCTTTCCTTTCTCGCCGAGGTAGTGTTCGTTAACAAGATCACGAAGCTTCAACGCAATGTTATCAACACGTTTCAAATATTTATCATCACTTCGAATAATATAATTTTTTTCGTGGCGCCGCATTTGCAACAAAAGCACTACGAATTCAGAATCCTGTTCATTTTCCTTAAAAACCTTTTCCATGTTTCGCGCATTTAAAATAAACTGCCATCTCAACCCATCATTCATCGTCAAGCCTATCTGCTTATATAAATCAACAACTTTAGACATTGCAGTTTCATATTTAGTTAAAAGCTGCATTGCATCGCTGCATCTCTTAGCCATTTCTGGTTGCATTAAAGCTATTTTTTGAAGGGTTTCTCCAGCACGTTGTGAATACTTTTTAGTTTTTTCCACATATGACTCTTCCCGACGCAAAATAAAATTTTTCTCCTGCCTTCTAGCCTGAAGCAAGTCAGCCGTGCCTTGATTAGCGAGTAATTCTATTTTTCTAGTTTGCTCAATCAATATCCCGCCGTAAAAATTCACTCCAAAAATGCTGAACAATCCTAATAAAATACAAATAAAAACCAATAACAGTTTCCCCTTAATACTCATAATGACCCTCCGCTTTTTTGCTGAATTATGACCATCAAGCATTTTGCAAAGAGCATACCGATTTTTATTCAAACATTTAAGAGTATTAATCAATTTAATCGTGCAAAAAGATAAGAATTAACGAAACAAATCTCGCAATAACAGTAAATACTCGCTACAGTCTTACGGTTTCCGAGCTACTGCGATCAATCTGCTGCTTAACGCAATCATCTCTGGATGCTCAGCATATTTTTGTCCCATGGTAATCATTGCCTGATACGTTGCATCGTTTTCCATACCCTTCTCTAGCTTTGGATCCGGGGGAAAACATAACATCGGAGTTATTCCGGCCAGTGTACATAATTCCATATTTTGATCCTCAAAAATGGCCGTCAATTCACCGGGACCAAGAAGATGAAGCTTCATTCCGTTGTCCATAACACACACACCTGTTTCAAGGATTTGAAGAACCTGTTCAGATGGTGATGCACGAAAATTGTCATAGGCTCTGCGGTATCTGTTCCCAGCATCACACAATACATAGCCGCCCGGACGGACCACTCGGCAGTATTCACTGATCGCCTTCTGCGGGTCGGAACACAAGCTTATTGGTTCTCCTGTCGAAATAACCATGTCAAAGCTTTCACTTTTAAGCGTGTGCAAGTCGCAGACATCAAGTTCCTCAAAACTTACTCCCTTAATAAACCCTTTTTTCTCAGCATAATCCTGAGCTTTTACAAGCATATTTGGAGAGAAGTCCGAAAGAACCATATCAAATCCCATGGGAACTAAATGTTCAGCCCATCGTCCTGTACCACACCCAGCCTCCAGTATCCTGCCATTTGGGATATGAGACAATAGTGGCTGAATGTAGCTCCACCAACTATCGTGATACAATTGAGAGCTTCGTTTTTGCGATCTGCATTCTCTCCCGGCGGCGTGATCTTCTGCTTTCCGATCCCATATTGTGCGTAAATTTTCAGTAGTCATATTTTCTCCTTTTTAGATTAAAAGAAGCATAACCTCCGGCTAAAACTTTTGTAAAGCTTCTAAACAATATTAATTGAATTGAATTACTTTACACGCTAACAACAA includes:
- a CDS encoding sigma 54-interacting transcriptional regulator, encoding MAESSSDNNSNKEGLRNIVSKISRKLGLRGKLLLTLLPSILAILLFTGYTSYRVADEYVNIALTRTVKVQTLAIVHEVEQYMDTCRTDLLFFAQGDMQSNSLRDMMERHLRAGGNKYFELAYLPASGGKPVVLVQRNGLVNEMSLTESSRIEPNPLLELKKMNSLKQGEVQPSQVMEVVYPLPDANASNLHVRTHVIRFYTYFPGNHENPPGILFLSVEASQIRNILSLYNSEQSPLWAFPRSQELRFSYLLNTEGWILFQSASIQEKDKELTTFLARENFEGTLGKQGHASAFRPNKNYATYWQALEKIKNNEYGLLEIAETDEANSNVKSYYFSYAPVNFKTAVDNPPMVYGGVVFVDRSQIPIIAGYKHFDVMLMVTIGTIALISFLILCIGKILTTPVLRLATRMNELSSLETLEEINLPYCGFDVEMLQRSINNIIRRVKQQVTELQAKDEAIFNVNKREPADLKRELETLVDVELSLIPEIIGHGPIISSLKSDILKAAQVDVDVLISGETGTGKQLVAEAIHSQSNRKKLPFVAINCGALDENLLLDVLFGHVKGAFSDAKTDRSGAFNEANGGTLFLDEIQSASPKVQQSLLRAIASRKIKPLGSDKEVDFNVRIIAATNVDIPSLIKQKIFREDLYYRLKVISIATPALREHPENIPLLSIYYLKQAEQLTGRTDMGISKGALSKLVSYQWSGNVRELVNCITRATVMAEGKIIQPEEIRLEGEIESKVPPSDVDATSFSENENAHSPVEEKTSENKNDDKHKQIETIEELSPLNERQNAAWPTIKTKKTVTRKEYQEMVGGRLPTRTAIYDLQDFVKREMLTKQGRGPSTRYVVSVK
- a CDS encoding class I SAM-dependent methyltransferase gives rise to the protein MTTENLRTIWDRKAEDHAAGRECRSQKRSSQLYHDSWWSYIQPLLSHIPNGRILEAGCGTGRWAEHLVPMGFDMVLSDFSPNMLVKAQDYAEKKGFIKGVSFEELDVCDLHTLKSESFDMVISTGEPISLCSDPQKAISEYCRVVRPGGYVLCDAGNRYRRAYDNFRASPSEQVLQILETGVCVMDNGMKLHLLGPGELTAIFEDQNMELCTLAGITPMLCFPPDPKLEKGMENDATYQAMITMGQKYAEHPEMIALSSRLIAVARKP
- a CDS encoding methyl-accepting chemotaxis protein encodes the protein MSIKGKLLLVFICILLGLFSIFGVNFYGGILIEQTRKIELLANQGTADLLQARRQEKNFILRREESYVEKTKKYSQRAGETLQKIALMQPEMAKRCSDAMQLLTKYETAMSKVVDLYKQIGLTMNDGLRWQFILNARNMEKVFKENEQDSEFVVLLLQMRRHEKNYIIRSDDKYLKRVDNIALKLRDLVNEHYLGEKGKIQLKALDGYLNTFDEYAKSNKAVAEQTADLIKAARALEPVYAGIAAESAAQSQHDAMFTKYLVIGIEVFAGLTILGLLLWVMFSVTEPLKRLNAFAKGVAAGNLDEEPKGNFCAELNELRKVMVGMVSNLKSLINEAKEMESGAILQAKAAEVSRDEALEQQKYVQSLVEKMGEAAVKADGVVSELINASQELQSRTEIIATGAGVQQERMAESATAMEQMNSTVLEVARNAGDSSKAACEAKEEAGDGIIVVQRAEQSMLKVAENVSILEEDMSKLGSDTDSIGHVIGVINEIADQTNLLALNAAIEAARAGDAGKGFAVVADEVRKLAEKTMQATKEVEARIVTIQDASLRNVNGVKQTLTFVDSANQEVANSVNVFQKIQAHSDDVAVRIEGIAASTQQQSIASEQIISAVIEVTQLASNSATAVNESAQAISGLTVLAEKLSVIIGDLRSEGNEASLG